One window from the genome of Salvelinus fontinalis isolate EN_2023a chromosome 3, ASM2944872v1, whole genome shotgun sequence encodes:
- the LOC129842450 gene encoding msx2-interacting protein-like isoform X4 produces the protein MVRETRHLWVGNLPEHVREEKIVEHFKRYGRVESVKVLRKRGSEGGVAAFVDFVDIKSAQKAHNAVNKMGDRDLRTDYNEPGSVPSAVRGLDDNPPSSSHGRDVSGFSRGAVGPVFGPPVSIHTREGRYERIRDGSESRERAYDHSPYGHHERGGTFDRQRHYNADYYRDRTMFAAGVSPGPGSAGAMGGSFETPEPHFESRIRGDPFTLSSAARRDPYRDDRGRRVDRTYHRRSRSSHSSQSRHPSPQRTTGQTPKAPHSPKRAPLSPGRGPRSRSRSRSSSSDSVSSTSSTGSGSSDSNSSSSDGSHARSVQSSATHAPPSQPCSMVMEGDEPRRSFGIRVQNLPVRSTDTSLKDGLFHEFKKHGKVTSVQIHGALEDRYGLVFFRQQEDQEKALNVSKGKLFFGMMIEVSAWNGPESENEFRPLDGRIDEFHPKATRTLFIGNLEKTTSYQQLLDIFQRFGEIVDIDIKKVNGVPQYAFVQYSDIVSVCKAIKKMDGEYLGSNRLKLGFGKSMPTTCVWLDGLASNITEQYLTRHFCRYGHVVKVVFDRLKGMALILYNNTDFAQAAVRETKGWKIGGNKIKVDFASQESQMAFYRSMQASGQDIRDFYEIPTERREERPRPPYHEFSAERAYFENARTPGTIYPEDPRRDYPARSRERYSELEHYQGEHFDPRYHEDPREFREYRDPFEQDIRKYTYIQRERERERERFEADHGMWSPSHPRRPITPSASPSPSERAPRDPERRVYSQSSERSGSCSSLSPPRFDKTDKAPPLEHGASSKSERLEKDIHLVEPERVAGAEKSKRGRRKEKGDKEKGEKSKSRKAKVQSPSIPPSETELEPSLDGGSGRGKVSDQDSLDRQRYKGDNDPPPSDPTTSTSRHEPVKSERLESGKGENADKDGKTRSKKHQKSDTGNEGKDPSVDSDRLAARKRRFGDASGRTIRQKRRRLEDEDGSQSQDFGANTAFTKETDGDSKAQQKDSQRRDSRSKSERLVFLGSHKEGQDPAMRGQEELPDGSMDPMDSKRHSMSRRFSHDGNMDQDNARDQDPQSPFKYGTQDNDKCVKEEPLDIDLSQSYRKQMEQRRLHQQLQEPDKQEKAGSPQGLETEDLEHRSLVHEVGKPPQDVTDHFPSHKLKKLEQFDADISAKRGDRVYRSFRQKSEDPEWHNTASPGLQHFSHHAEQDFAESSHLREVKTEDKSHLELAVKRTHTTQMSKPNTPLQLSEEEREKRWESRVKQDFLPDLNFSRGIGKNTHNRKRLEYGILHDLEPGEVRSDSEEDREHKPHSPMPSTSMPFSDRQRVDRFSDPKLATLERMKFYSFALDQTITPDTKALLERAKSLSSSREDNWSFLDYDSHFAGLRSRKDTEKVESAPRPTPSWYMKKKKIRSGGSEDKLDDRKEDPKPKPEEHERRELFASRFLHSSIFEQDSRRLQHLERKPEDPEQSQAQQTGQQGLADGQPDTEPVVLFHSRFLEFTRLQQQKDQQLQEVKRADSIDSNRVEKSPEAEQQPLQFLKTSEPVMDPETKPTSPAENHMISQPPFMPKEMSPPKQMSLPFLPKGMSPPLPPKEMSPPLPPKEMSPPLPPKEMSPSKQVAPPLPSKEMSPPKEMSPPLPPKHMSPPLPPKEMSPPKHTSPPLPPKEMSPPKHTSPPLPPKEMSPPKHTSPPLPPKEMSPPKHTSPPLPPKEMSPPKHTSPPLPPKEMSPPKHTSPPLPPKEMSPPKHTSPPLPPKEMSPPKHTSPPLPPKEMSPPKEISPPLPPKEMSPPLPPKEMSPTVETHDMFTPEPRGPEPAAPEPLTKENRENEQLPPLPQISPCEILPPASVNSAAPEHIRSVRKVKRSPCEEKSKDIAQDIKMLNPEQSSSSDCLHETSVSRSVPEPELVLPELPPEFISSTPPNPVEEMEVSKDDTNTDNTDTHTEVENKLELNQTQVLVDNETSDESISPPQKSKNKKSKSPTQVPLTPLISTTSSEKPLTRKSERTKRASSPRAESSKGSSDSKSTGKSPIHGADPEHGTEQSISVGRARRRNVKSVYATPVEEDAIKGAGKDVTESPRTARKRGGDKDKEAAPQQPLEQDSLAPITSRRGRPPKNRRQGEDMLTAKGDRSKMETKDTDSNESESSDRISKVSKGRHSPHGHKALASQLPMPIATGSSRKGDKTEPPEDVSQQMDFTEDSLAMQDSTVSCKEDTVAPVVTKKEENVKQQLGTEKPRDKDRQKKDPVDEKVSGTKFGEKESEPPVVEELPVLEKMEKSGRGKAPRLTRTPKSPVLKNLKIRLNVTEVKDLLQMGDEEPENGDDSSKKTKPGESTNDPLLESSPGKDMSSSNEDKDESTPETKPPIDPKTLLQQEQELEQAVENIAKLTDPTLPAESPTPLAPPSAELKIETEEEKSANPASEYELAAAIDSIMGEDIPVPLPQEPVISAVVDSDLEIPSFVQPTKGAEPVTNISPIQGESFFPTTPRKGAKGRAKTPKRSKSQKSNKKDAVKEISSELESTSVITSDSIPSNSQPVPETIPSTSAAGVITTTSWKPKTEHLAPKATDMPKESKLPPVLTEQPPPQHLKPVCPPTKSPTLPKPQQQPPPPECISPSLSPPPTRPNIRPTQLSRIPVSPPDWLNQSKDVGVPSSPRASAASFENPAIPPDTEPMETERNNSDLRRILMKHKNVSLPVPCSSSVPSNLGTLSLRDPPHLPESNTPMVAVTSKTSLNDNRPHPAQSVVRPPASLPSPESKSVISVIASTATSVISRVCNPPDMEKVIMSVDRNPVVDMPLPKQTYRPPSMEDRDSGSYHGPSVGEEGGSAGRYLVESSGLGTGSSPGLRVNTSEGVVVLSHSGQIKEGPQRISAKISQIPPATVVDMESQQLVSMPQIKQEMYTHSQSNTPKCPPIQTDHGHLKTQQTVSSIKQENTGNEKLESPYPSGPQGGVVKRLQQTVNNPQVMGYHHSEFTMLLKHPKKVDGADTMNADGCKPSWTSAISPAMSPHLPSPAGNHVGFVSGSATDRTPSHLSGVKQEPRSPRKSGHPHSPFTKVSSPIGSSSPKGLPGMLPSGLPAMQQYVTSVHHPEQSVIMQPHSAHGGIGRMSPHRASQAIPMGHLVQGEGRVNTPPLSVMSFGMHGDPLASPWSGPLQQRPTSPQAVGRDIVLKVNPGNVRGHEGEQDDARRFHQAAGRQSATQLKAETMQPDPRGALHSGLQLDPYMSPRDLRVLMHHPQGERSAPEPHQGHIQETVPTSSTSTNIASSMSPRAHLLAKGVSEKDVTKPQEVKRPHSPLKDGMMGFRPSMAAMASPQRVQLLPSGTGASFSEYPGIYTNTRAIHSQITETSPFGINQVPLNITSALGADPSQSQADVKVKQVGQQPVNMVQLLTKYPIVWQGLLALKNDQAAVQLHFVCGNKGLALRSLPLPEGGSLLRIVQRMRLEASQLDGVARRMTQGESEFCLLLALPCGRDQEDVLNQTQALRTAFINYLQAKLAAGIINVPNPGSNQPAYVLQIFPPCEFSESHLSRLAPDLLNRISNISPHLMIVITSV, from the exons ATGGTTCGGGAAACCAGACACCTTTGGGTGGGAAATTTACCCGAACATGTTCGAGAGGAGAAAATTGTCGAACATTTTAAACG CTATGGACGCGTCGAAAGCGTCAAGGTCCTGCGGAAGCGTGGGTCGGAGGGCGGCGTGGCAGCCTTTGTGGATTTTGTGGATATCAAAAGTGCACAGAAGGCTCACAATGCTGTCAACAAGATGGGGGACAGGGACCTGCGCACTGACTACAATGAACCTGGGTCTGTCCCTAGTGCTGTTCGGGGCCTTGATGACAACCCCCCCTCGAGCAGTCACGGGCGGGATGTTTCAGGATTCTCTAGGGGGGCAGTGGGTCCAGTGTTTGGCCCCCCAGTGTCCATTCACACCAGAGAGGGGCGTTATGAACGGATAAGAGATGG CTCAGAGAGCCGGGAGCGTGCATATGATCACAGCCCCTATGGACACCATGAGCGCGGTGGCACTTTTGATAGACAGCGTCACTACAACGCAGACTATTACCGCGATCGCACCATGTTTGCAGCTGGAGTTAGCCCTGGGCCTGGAAGTGCTGGCGCTATGGGTGGGAGCTTTGAAACCCCGGAGCCTCATTTTGAGTCCAGGATCCGAGGAGATCCCTTCACCTTGTCTAGTGCTGCGCGGCGCGACCCTTATCGAGATGACAGAGGGCGTCGTGTTGACAGAACTTACCATCGCCGCAGTCGGTCATCTCATTCTTCACAATCTCGACACCCCTCCCCGCAAAGGACCACGGGGCAAACGCCCAAAGCCCCACATTCTCCCAAAAGAGCCCCCCTCTCCCCAGGTAGAGGTCCACGCTCTAGGTCCCGCAGTAGGTCCTCTAGCTCTGATTCTGTCAGCAGCACCAGCAGTACTGGCAGTGGCAG CAGCGATTCAAACAGCAGCTCAAGTGATGGGTCTCATGCACGCTCTGTTCAGTCCTCTGCTACACATGCACCCCCCTCTCAGCCGTGCTCTATGGTGATGGAAGGTGACGAACCACGCAGAAGCTTTGGCATCAGGGTGCAGAACCTACCAGTGCGCTCCACAG ACACAAGTTTAAAAGATGGACTGTTCCATGAGTTCAAGAAACATGGGAAAGTGACATCCGTGCAGATCCACGGGGCCTTGGAGGACCGATATGGTCTGGTGTTCTTCAGACAGCAGGAAGACCAAGAGAAAGCCCTCAACGTCTCCAAAGGAAAGCTTTTCTTCGGCATGATGATCGAGGTTTCTGCCTGGAACGGCCCTG agagcgagaatGAATTCAGGCCTTTGGATGGACGGATTGATGAATTCCACCCCAAGGCGACTAGGACCCTGTTTATCGGCAACTTGGAGAAGACCACCAGTTACCAACAACTCCTTGATATCTTTCAGCGCTTTGGAGAGATTGTG GATATTGACATTAAAAAGGTTAATGGTGTTCCTCAATACGCCTTTGTGCAGTATTCTGATATTGTCAGTGTCTGCAAAGCTATAAAGAAGATGGATGGAGAGTATTTGGGGAGCAACCGGCTCAAG CTGGGGTTTGGGAAGAGTATGCCCACAACATGTGTTTGGCTGGACGGTTTGGCTTCCAACATAACAGAGCAATATCTCACACGTCACTTCTGCCGCTATGGACATGTAGTCAAG GTGGTGTTTGACAGGTTGAAGGGGATGGCTCTCATCTTGTATAACAACACAGATTTTGCACAGGCAGCTGTCAGGGAGACCAAAGGCTGGAAGATTGGCGGCAACAAAATAAAG GTGGATTTTGCCAGCCAAGAGAGTCAGATGGCTTTTTATCGCTCTATGCAGGCCTCTGGGCAAGACATTAGAGACTTCTACGAAATTCCAACTGAAAGACG AGAGGAACGACCAAGACCTCCATACCATGAGTTCTCAGCAGAAAGAGCATACTTTGAGAATGCACGCACCCCTGGCACCATTTACCCCGAAGATCCTCGCCGCGACTATCCTGCCCGCAGCCGTGAGCGGTATTCTGAATTGGAGCACTACCAGGGAGAACACTTTGACCCACGCTACCATGAAGACCCCCGGGAGTTCAGGGAATATCGAGATCCTTTTGAGCAGGACATTCGGAAATACACATACATCCagagggagcgagaaagagagcgggaGCGCTTTGAGGCAGACCATGGCATGTGGAGCCCCTCTCATCCACGGCGCCCGATCACCCCTTCTGCCTCCCCTTCACCATCTGAGCGTGCTCCCAGAGACCCAGAGCGACGGGTCTACAGTCAATCCTCTGAGCGAAGTGGTAGTTGCAGCTCACTCTCACCACCACGCTTTGACAAGACTGACAAGGCGCCTCCATTGGAACATGGAGCCAGCTCTAAGAGTGAGAGGTTGGAAAAAGACATCCACCTGGTCGAACCTGAGCGTGTTGCTGGGGCTGAGAAGAGCAAGCGGGGGAGACGAAAGGAGAAAGGTGACAAAGAAAAAGGGGAGAAGAGTAAGTCAAGGAAAGCAAAGGTGCAATCTCCCAGCATCCCACCGTCTGAGACAGAGCTAGAACCCAGTCTGGATGGAGGCTCTGGAAGGGGAAAGGTGTCAGACCAAGACAGCcttgacagacagagatataaaggTGACAACGACCCTCCTCCTTCAGATCCGACAACGTCAACCTCTCGCCATGAACCTGTAAAAAGTGAGAGGCTTGAGTCGGGGAAAGGTGAGAACGCAGACAAGGATGGTAAAACACGATCCAAGAAACACCAAAAATCTGACACTGGAAATGAAGGGAAAGATCCATCAGTGGATTCTGATCGGTTGGCTGCGAGAAAGAGGCGCTTTGGAGATGCCAGTGGGAGAACCATTCGACAGAAGAGGAGAAGGCTGGAAGATGAGGATGGGAGTCAATCCCAAGACTTTGGAGCTAACACTGCCTTTACAAAAGAGACTGATGGTGACAGTAAGGCTCAGCAAAAAGACTCACAGCGGAGGGATTCAAGATCCAAATCAGAGAGGCTGGTGTTTCTTGGCAGTCATAAAGAGGGTCAGGATCCTGCAATGAGAGGACAAGAAGAGCTGCCCGATGGGAGCATGGACCCTATGGACTCAAAACGCCACAGTATGTCCAGAAGGTTCTCCCATGATGGGAACATGGACCAAGACAATGCAAGAGATCAAGATCCACAGAGCCCTTTCAAATATGGTACACAAGACAATGACAAGTGTGTCAAGGAAGAGCCTCTGGATATTGACCTCTCCCAGAGTTACCGCAAACAGATGGAGCAAAGGAGGCTCCACCAACAGCTTCAAGAGCCAGACAAACAAGAAAAAGCTGGGAGTCCACAAGGCTTAGAAACGGAGGACCTTGAACACCGCAGTCTGGTACATGAAGTGGGCAAGCCACCTCAAGATGTCACCGATCATTTCCCTTCTCATAAACTCAAGAAACTAGAGCAATTTGATGCAGATATCAGTGCCAAGAGGGGGGACCGTGTCTACAGGAGCTTCCGGCAAAAGAGTGAAGATCCTGAGTGGCACAACACTGCATCTCCAGGCTTGCAACACTTCTCTCATCATGCTGAGCAGGACTTTGCGGAATCTTCACATCTCAGGGAGGTTAAAACGGAGGATAAAAGCCACCTGGAGCTGGCAGTCAAAAGGACACATACAACGCAAATGTCCAAGCCAAACACTCCTTTACAACTTAGTGAAGAAGAGCGGGAAAAACGTTGGGAGAGCAGAGTCAAGCAAGATTTTTTACCCGACTTAAACTTCTCCAGAGGCATTGGAAAGAATACACACAATCGCAAGCGTTTGGAGTATGGAATTTTACATGATTTGGAGCCTGGGGAAGTACGATCCGATTCTGAAGAGGATAGAGAACACAAACCACATTCTCCTATGCCCTCCACTTCTATGCCTTTCTCTGACAGGCAACGAGTGGACAGATTTTCAGACCCCAAGCTTGCCACTTTGGAGAGGATGAAGTTCTACTCCTTTGCACTTGACCAGACCATCACACCAGATACCAAGGCCCTGCTAGAGCGAGCAaagtctctgtcctcctctagggAGGACAACTGGTCTTTCTTGGATTATGATTCACATTTTGCTGGTTTGCGCAGCAGGAAAGATACTGAAAAGGTTGAGTCAGCACCACGGCCTACACCCTCTTGGTacatgaagaagaagaaaattcGCAGTGGTGGGTCTGAAGACAAACTAGATGACAGGAAGGAAGACCCCAAGCCCAAGCCAGAGGAACATGAACGCAGGGAACTGTTTGCCTCCCGTTTCCTACACAGCTCAATCTTTGAACAGGACTCAAGACGTCTTCAGCACCTTGAGCGAAAGCCTGAGGACCCTGAGCAAAGTCAGGCTCAACAAACTGGTCAGCAAGGCCTGGCAGATGGGCAGCCTGACACAGAACCAGTTGTCCTCTTCCATAGCCGCTTTTTGGAGTTCACGCGGCTGCAACAGCAGAAAGACCAACAGTTACAGGAAGTAAAAAGAGCAGATTCCATAGATAGTAATAGGGTGGAGAAGTCACCGGAGGCAGAACAGCAACCTCTGCAGTTTCTTAAAACCTCAGAACCGGTCATGGATCCAGAGACTAAACCTACTAGCCCTGCTGAGAACCACATGATTTCCCAGCCCCCATTTATGCCTAAGGAGATGTCTCCACCTAAGCAAATGTCTCTACCCTTTCTACCCAAGGGGATGTCTCCACCCCTTCCACCCAAGGAAATGTCTCCACCCCTTCCACCCAAGGAAATGTCTCCACCCCTTCCACCCAAGGAAATGTCTCCATCCAAGCAGGTGGCTCCACCCCTTCCATCCAAAGAAATGTCTCCTCCCAAGGAAATGTCTCCACCCCTTCCACCCAAGCACATGTCTCCACCCCTTCCACCCAAGGAAATGTCTCCACCCAAGCATACGTCTCCACCCCTTCCACCCAAGGAAATGTCTCCACCCAAGCATACGTCTCCACCCCTTCCACCCAAGGAAATGTCTCCACCCAAGCATACGTCTCCACCCCTTCCACCCAAGGAAATGTCTCCACCCAAGCATACGTCTCCACCCCTTCCACCCAAGGAAATGTCTCCACCCAAGCATACGTCTCCACCCCTTCCACCCAAGGAAATGTCTCCACCCAAGCATACGTCTCCACCCCTTCCACCCAAGGAAATGTCTCCACCCAAGCATACGTCTCCACCCCTTCCACCTAAGGAAATGTCTCCACCCAAGCACACGTCTCCACCCCTTCCACCCAAGGAAATGTCTCCACCCAAGGAAATATCTCCACCCCTTCCACCCAAGGAAATGTCTCCACCTCTTCCACCCAAAGAGATGTCTCCAACAGTGGAAACGCATGACATGTTTACTCCAGAGCCAAGGGGTCCAGAGCCAGCTGCCCCAGAACCTTTGACAAAAGAAAACAGAGAAAATGAACAGCTCCCTCCCCTCCCGCAAATATCACCCTGTGAGATTTTGCCCCCTGCTTCTGTTAATTCAGCAGCCCCTGAGCACATCCGTTCTGTGAGAAAAGTTAAAAGATCCCCTTGTGAAGAGAAATCTAAAGATATAGCTCAGGATATTAAAATGTTGAACCCTGAGCAGTCTTCCAGCAGTGATTGCCTTCATGAAACATCAGTGAGTAGGTCTGTACCAGAGCCTGAGCTGGTACTTCCTGAATTACCACCTGAATTTATAAGTTCCACACCACCTAACCCTGTTGAGGAGATGGAGGTTTCAAAAGATGATACCAACACTGACAATACAGACACTCATACAGAAGTGGAAAATAAACTTGAACTCAATCAGACCCAGGTGCTTGTTGATAATGAAACCAGTGATGAGTCAATTTCACCACCTCAGAAGTCCAAGAACAAAAAGAGTAAGTCTCCTACTCAAGTCCCACTGACTCCTTTGATTTCAACAACTAGTTCAGAGAAACCGCTTACCCGCAAGAGTGAACGCACAAAACGTGCATCATCCCCTAGAGCAGAGTCTTCAAAGGGAAGCTCAGATTCCAAATCCACAGGCAAGTCTCCCATACATGGAGCAGACCCTGAACATGGCACAGAGCAGAGTATATCTGTTGGAAGAGCAAGGCGTAGAAATGTGAAATCTGTGTATGCCACCCCAGTTGAGGAAGATGCCATTAAGGGGGCTGGAAAGGATGTAACTGAGTCACCCCGCACTGCACGGAAGCGAGGTGGAGACAAAGACAAGGAAGCAGCCCCTCAGCAACCGTTAGAGCAGGATTCCCTTGCACCTATTACTTCAAGGCGGGGACGTCCCCCTAAGAATCGGCGACAAGGAGAGGACATGTTAACAGCTAAAGGGGATAGATCAAAAATGGAGACCAAGGATACAGACTCCAATGAATCAGAGAGTAGTGACAGAATTTCAAAAGTGTCAAAAGGCAGACATTCTCCTCATGGTCATAAAGCTTTGGCAAGTCAATTACCCATGCCCATAGCGACTGGATCAAGTAGGAAGGGGGACAAAACTGAGCCACCTGAAGATGTTTCTCAGCAGATGGATTTTACAGAAGACAGTTTGGCCATGCAGGATTCCACTGTCTCGTGTAAGGAAGATACTGTAGCACCAGTTGTGACAAAAAAAGAGGAGAATGTTAAGCAACAACTAGGAACAGAGAAACCACGAGATAAAGACAGGCAGAAAAAGGACCCTGTTGACGAGAAAGTCAGTGGAACTAAATTTGGTGAGAAAGAGTCTGAACCACCAGTCGTGGAAGAACTGCCTGTATTGGAGAAAATGGAGAAGAGTGGGAGAGGAAAAGCTCCACGCTTGACACGGACTCCAAAATCTCCTGTCCTCAAGAACCTGAAGATCAGACTAAATGTCACTGAGGTGAAAGATTTGCTTCAAATGGGGGATGAGGAACCTGAAAATGGGGATGATTCTTCTAAAAAGACCAAACCAGGCGAATCTACTAATGACCCATTATTAGAGTCTAGTCCAGGAAAAGATATGAGTTCTAGCAACGAGGATAAAGATGAGAGCACACCAGAAACTAAGCCTCCAATAGATCCTAAAACTTTGCTACAACAGGAACAGGAGCTTGAGCAAGCTGTGGAGAACATTGCTAAACTGACAGACCCAACCCTCCCAGCAGAGTCACCAACTCCACTTGCCCCACCATCTGCAGAATTAAAAATTGAGACTGAGGAAGAGAAATCTGCCAATCCTGCTAGTGAGTATGAACTTGCTGCTGCCATTGATTCGATTATGGGTGAGGATATACCCGTCCCTCTGCCTCAAGAGCCGGTAATTAGTGCTGTTGTGGATTCAGACCTAGAGATTCCATCCTTTGTCCAGCCGACCAAGGGAGCTGAACCTGTGACTAACATATCTCCTATTCAGGGGGAGTCCTTTTTCCCAACTACACCCAGGAAGGGTGCTAAGGGCAGAGCTAAAACACCGAAACGGTCTAAGAGCCAAAAATCAAACAAAAAGGACGCTGTAAAAGAAATTTCATCAGAACTGGAGAGCACCTCTGTTATCACATCAGACAGCATACCCTCCAATTCACAGCCTGTTCCAGAAACTATTCCCTCAACCTCAGCTGCAGGTGTCATTACAACCACCTCTTGGAAGCCTAAAACTGAGCATTTGGCTCCTAAGGCTACGGACATGCCTAAAGAATCGAAGTTACCTCCAGTCCTTACAGAACAACCTCCACCTCAACATCTGAAACCTGTCTGCCCCCCAACCAAAAGTCCCACTCTCCCCAAGCCTCAACAACAACCACCGCCACCTGAGTGCATCTCACCttcactctctccacccccaacccggccaaacatcaggcccacacaGCTAAGCAGGATCCCAGTTTCCCCACCAGATTGGCTCAACCAGTCCAAGGACGTAGGTGTCCCTTCCTCTCCTAGAGCATCAGCAGCTTCCTTTGAGAACCCAGCAATTCCCCCTGACACTGAGCCCATGGAGACTGAGCGTAACAACAGTGACTTGCGTAGGATTCTCATGAAGCACAAAAATGTTTCACTCCCAGTCCCATGCAGTAGTTCTGTTCCTAGCAATTTGGGCACCTTATCCCTTAGGGATCCTCCACACCTACCTGAAAGTAATACCCCAATGGTTGCTGTGACTAGTAAGACCTCTCTTAATGACAACAGGCCTCATCCAGCTCAGTCTGTAGTCCGGCCCCCAGCCTCACTACCATCCCCTGAGTCAAAGTCGGTCATTTCTGTTATCGCCTCCACTGCCACCTCTGTTATCAGTCGTGTTTGCAATCCACCTGACATGGAGAAGGTTATTATGTCAGTTGACAGAAATCCCGTAGTGGACATGCCACTTCCCAAGCAGACATACAGGCCGCCCAGCATGGAGGACCGGGATAGTGGTTCGTACCATGGACCATCAGTTGGCGAGGAGGGTGGAAGTGCTGGGAGGTACTTGGTTGAGAGCTCCGGTCTGGGTACAGGCTCCAGCCCAGGTCTAAGGGTGAATACCTCAGAGGGAGTGGTGGTGTTGAGTCACTCAGGACAGATCAAGGAGGGACCACAGAGGATAAGTGCCAAAATCAGCCAGATCCCACCAGCTACTGTAGTTGACATGGAATCTCAGCAGCTAGTGTCCATGCCCCAGATAAAACAGGAGATGTATACCCACTCCCAGTCAAACACTCCAAAGTGTCCTCCAATACAGACAGACCATGGGCACCTTAAGACGCAACAAACGGTTTCCTCCATTAAACAAGAAAACACTGGTAATGAAAAGTTAGAATCTCCCTACCCATCAGGGCCTCAAGGAGGAGTCGTGAAGAGGCTCCAGCAGACAGTTAATAATCCACAAGTAATGGGTTACCATCATTCAGAGTTCACAATGTTATTGAAGCATCCAAAGAAAGTGGATGGGGCTGACACTATGAACGCTGACGGGTGTAAACCATCTTGGACCTCTGCCATAAGTCCTGCAATGAGCCCCCACCTGCCCTCTCCGGCTGGCAACCACGTAGGCTTTGTTTCCGGATCGGCCACTGACAGAACACCCTCACATCTCAGTGGGGTCAAACAGGAGCCCCGTTCTCCTCGCAAGTCAGGCCATCCACATTCTCCGTTCACTAAAGTGTCCTCTCCCATCGGCTCCTCCTCTCCCAAAGGCCTCCCTGGGATGCTGCCCTCTGGCCTGCCCGCCATGCAGCAGTATGTCACCAGTGTCCACCACCCTGAGCAGTCTGTCATCATGCAACCTCACAGTGCTCACGGTGGCATTGGAAGGATGTCACCCCATCGTGCCTCCCAAGCAATCCCCATGGGGCACCTTGTTCAAGGAGAGGGAAGGGTGAACACGCCACCCCTATCTGTCATGAGTTTCGGGATGCATGGAGACCCTCTTGCCTCTCCCTGGTCTGGTCCTCTCCAGCAACGCCCCACCTCGCCCCAGGCGGTAGGCAGAGACATAGTCCTCAAGGTTAACCCTGGGAATGTGAGGGGCCATGAGGGAGAGCAAGACGATGCCAGGCGCTTTCATCAGGCCGCAGGGAGACAATCTGCCACACAGCTGAAAGCAGAGACTATGCAGCCGGATCCCCGTGGGGCTCTACATAGCGGGCTGCAGCTGGACCCATACATGTCGCCCAGGGACTTGCGTGTGCTCATGCACCACCCTCAGGGAGAGCGCTCGGCCCCAGAGCCACACCAGGGACACATCCAAGAGACTGTCCCAACCTCCTCAACATCTACCAACATCGCCTCGTCGATGTCCCCCAGAGCACATCTGCTGGCTAAAGGTGTGTCCGAGAAGGATGTCACAAAGCCACAGGAGGTCAAGAGGCCACACTCTCCTCTGAAGGATGGGATGATGGGGTTTCGGCCAAGTATGGCCGCCATGGCGTCCCCCCAAAGGGTGCAGCTGCTGCCATCAGGGACGGGAGCTTCTTTCTCGGAGTATCCAGGAATTTACACCAACACCCGGGCCATCCATTCACAAATCACTGAGACCTCTCCTTTTGGGATCAACCAGGTACCTCTCAACATCACTTCTGCCTTA GGTGCAGATCCCAGCCAGTCACAAGCTGATGTCAAGGTGAAACAAGTTGGACAGCAACCTGTGAACATGGTGCAGCTGCTCACG AAGTACCCGATAGTGTGGCAAGGGCTGCTGGCACTGAAAAATGACCAGGCTGCTGTCCAGTTGCATTTTGTCTGTGGCAACAAAGGATTGGCTCTACGGTCACTGCCCCTACCAGAGGGAGGATCGCTGCTTCGGATCGTCCAGAGAATGAGACTCGAGGCGTCACAACTGGATGGTGTGGCTAGAAGAATGACA